Proteins found in one Acidimicrobiia bacterium genomic segment:
- the rpe gene encoding ribulose-phosphate 3-epimerase, giving the protein MTRKLAPSILSADFARLAEDVERVRDEADLLHVDVMDGHFVPNLTIGPPVVASLRKDTDLYLDCHLMIDNPGVLLDDFAEAGADSCTVHVELGDPRPLFDRMRSLGMRVGLVLNPETAFDAVVPYLDEIDILLVMSVHPGWGGQAFIPEVLDKVRAARREIDARNLAVEVEIDGGISVHTAREAADAGADILVAGSAIFHADDPRASAREIRRAAWPDAG; this is encoded by the coding sequence GTGACCCGCAAGCTCGCGCCGTCGATCCTGTCCGCCGACTTCGCCCGCCTGGCCGAGGACGTCGAGCGCGTGCGCGACGAGGCCGACCTCCTCCACGTCGACGTGATGGACGGTCACTTCGTGCCGAACCTGACGATCGGCCCGCCCGTCGTCGCGTCGCTGCGCAAGGACACCGACCTGTATCTCGACTGCCACCTGATGATCGACAACCCGGGCGTGCTCCTCGACGACTTCGCCGAGGCCGGTGCCGACAGCTGCACCGTGCACGTCGAGCTCGGCGACCCCCGACCCCTGTTCGACCGGATGCGGTCGCTCGGGATGCGGGTCGGGCTGGTCCTCAACCCGGAGACCGCGTTCGACGCGGTCGTCCCGTACCTCGACGAGATCGACATCCTCCTCGTCATGAGCGTGCACCCGGGCTGGGGCGGCCAGGCCTTCATCCCCGAAGTGCTCGACAAGGTGCGCGCCGCGCGGCGCGAGATCGACGCGCGCAACCTCGCGGTCGAGGTCGAGATCGACGGCGGGATCAGCGTCCACACCGCGCGTGAGGCCGCCGACGCCGGGGCGGACATCCTCGTCGCGGGCAGCGCGATCTTCCACGCTGACGATCCCCGTGCCTCGGCCCGCGAGATCCGTCGCGCCGCGTGGCCCGACGCGGGTTGA
- a CDS encoding transcription antitermination factor NusB, whose product MTSRSARDVALDALVRIEDGAYANLLLPAMLRDTRLAARDRAFATSLVYGTVRRLRALDHLLGIALTRAVETLDAPVRAALRMGAAQLVDGVPAHAAVSATVDACARRAPRARGFVNGVLRTVATLGPPWPWPEGDDVTSVGIRTSHPDWIVARLVDDLGRDDALALLAADNDVPALTLRPNPVWTTPDALTRELLSAGADVSRGALVHDALVVRGIGDPGALPAVVEGRATPQDQASQAVAALVGAGPGEHVLEVGSAPGGKATALGERIGDDGLVVALDANPRRTQLVRTATRRLGLRRVRSVTADGRALPFAPRTRFDRVLVDAPCSGLGVLRRRPEARWRVRPADVDALATLQRELVGHAATRVRPGGVLVYSVCTVTRAETVDVDEWLRRNAPGLEPTAPPGGPWRPCGRGALLLPQDAGTDGMFVLTLRSVGSGS is encoded by the coding sequence GTGACGTCTCGCTCTGCGCGCGACGTCGCCCTCGACGCGCTCGTGCGGATCGAGGACGGCGCGTACGCCAACCTGCTCCTGCCCGCGATGTTGCGCGACACGCGGCTGGCGGCCCGAGACCGCGCGTTCGCGACGTCGCTCGTCTACGGGACGGTGCGGCGCCTGCGGGCCCTCGACCACCTGCTCGGCATCGCCCTCACGCGGGCCGTCGAGACCCTCGACGCGCCGGTGCGCGCCGCGCTGCGGATGGGCGCCGCCCAGCTCGTCGACGGCGTGCCGGCGCACGCGGCGGTGTCCGCGACGGTCGACGCCTGCGCGCGTCGGGCACCGCGCGCCCGCGGGTTCGTGAACGGCGTGCTCCGGACGGTCGCCACGCTCGGGCCCCCGTGGCCGTGGCCGGAGGGCGACGACGTCACGTCCGTCGGCATCCGCACCTCGCACCCGGACTGGATCGTCGCCCGCCTCGTCGACGACCTCGGGCGCGACGACGCGCTCGCGCTGCTCGCCGCCGACAACGACGTCCCCGCCCTGACGCTGCGGCCGAACCCGGTCTGGACGACACCCGACGCGCTGACGCGCGAGCTGCTGTCCGCGGGCGCCGACGTGTCGCGCGGCGCGCTCGTCCACGACGCGCTCGTCGTGCGGGGGATCGGCGACCCCGGCGCGCTCCCCGCCGTCGTCGAAGGTCGAGCGACGCCGCAGGACCAGGCGAGCCAGGCGGTCGCCGCGCTCGTGGGCGCAGGACCCGGCGAGCACGTGCTCGAGGTCGGGTCCGCGCCCGGCGGAAAGGCGACCGCGCTCGGCGAGCGCATCGGCGACGACGGCCTCGTGGTCGCGCTCGACGCGAACCCCCGCCGGACGCAACTCGTCCGGACCGCCACCCGCCGCCTCGGACTGCGCCGGGTCCGCAGCGTGACGGCCGACGGGCGCGCGCTGCCGTTCGCACCCCGCACGCGCTTCGACCGGGTGCTCGTCGACGCCCCGTGCAGCGGGCTCGGCGTCCTGCGCCGCCGTCCGGAGGCGCGCTGGCGGGTCCGGCCCGCCGACGTCGACGCCCTCGCCACGCTGCAGCGTGAGCTCGTCGGGCACGCGGCGACGCGCGTCCGGCCCGGCGGCGTGCTCGTCTACTCGGTGTGCACGGTGACGCGCGCGGAGACCGTCGACGTCGACGAGTGGTTGCGGCGGAACGCGCCCGGCCTCGAGCCGACAGCTCCGCCCGGCGGACCGTGGCGACCGTGCGGCCGCGGCGCGCTCCTGCTCCCGCAGGACGCCGGGACCGACGGGATGTTCGTGCTCACGCTGCGATCGGTAGGGTCGGGTTCGTGA
- the fmt gene encoding methionyl-tRNA formyltransferase, which produces MRVVFLGTPADAVPPLRALHAHGHEIALVVTQPDRRRSRRGGDEPSPVSVAARELGLDVRTPAKAGEVVDEVAATGATLGVVVAFGQLLPTRLLDALPNGFVNVHFSLLPRWRGAAPVERAILAGDDETGVCIMRIEAGLDTGPVYARRATAIGREETAGELRTRLVQLGTDLLVATLPAVPTTTPVEQTGEPTYADKLTVDEFHLDPRRPADELARVVRAGNPRPGAWCTMERTRVKVLRAHVADEPVDAPVGSLARDAIVTPAGALVLEEVQPEGRRPMPARAWLAGRRVDGPIAVT; this is translated from the coding sequence GTGCGCGTCGTGTTCCTCGGCACGCCGGCCGACGCGGTCCCGCCGCTGCGGGCACTCCACGCACACGGACACGAGATCGCGCTCGTCGTCACGCAGCCCGACCGCCGTCGCAGTCGTCGCGGCGGCGACGAGCCGAGCCCCGTCAGCGTCGCCGCGCGGGAGCTCGGGCTCGACGTGCGGACGCCGGCCAAGGCCGGGGAGGTGGTCGACGAGGTCGCGGCGACCGGCGCCACGCTCGGTGTGGTCGTCGCGTTCGGACAGCTGCTCCCGACGCGCCTGCTCGACGCGCTTCCGAACGGCTTCGTCAACGTGCACTTCTCGCTGCTGCCGCGATGGCGAGGTGCGGCGCCGGTCGAGCGCGCCATCCTCGCGGGCGACGACGAGACGGGCGTCTGCATCATGCGGATCGAGGCCGGGCTCGACACCGGCCCGGTGTACGCGCGCCGCGCCACGGCGATCGGGCGCGAGGAGACGGCCGGCGAGCTGCGCACGCGGCTCGTCCAGCTCGGCACGGACCTGCTCGTCGCCACGCTCCCCGCCGTGCCCACGACGACGCCCGTGGAGCAGACCGGCGAGCCGACGTACGCCGACAAGCTCACCGTCGACGAGTTCCACCTCGACCCCCGGCGGCCGGCCGACGAGCTCGCCCGTGTCGTCCGAGCCGGCAACCCTCGCCCGGGTGCGTGGTGCACCATGGAGCGCACGCGGGTCAAGGTGCTGCGCGCGCACGTCGCCGACGAGCCGGTCGACGCGCCGGTCGGCTCGCTCGCGCGTGACGCGATCGTCACGCCCGCGGGTGCGCTCGTGCTCGAGGAGGTGCAGCCCGAAGGGCGTCGCCCGATGCCCGCGCGCGCGTGGCTCGCGGGACGTCGCGTCGACGGCCCGATCGCCGTGACGTGA
- a CDS encoding MogA/MoaB family molybdenum cofactor biosynthesis protein codes for MRTFAAKVLTVSDGVVAGTREDKSGRALVDRLRAEGCDVVEHRVVPDGVESVRDALRELTDGFAGLVVTTGGTGFGPRDLTPEGTRAAVERDVPGFAEAMRAASNRPGQPFGMLSRGVCGTVGAALVCNLPGSSRGALECLDVVLPAVPHALDLLAGGHPH; via the coding sequence GTGCGCACGTTCGCGGCGAAGGTGCTGACCGTCTCGGACGGCGTGGTCGCGGGGACCCGGGAGGACAAGTCGGGACGCGCGCTCGTCGACCGGCTGCGTGCCGAGGGCTGTGACGTCGTCGAGCACCGTGTGGTCCCGGACGGCGTCGAGTCCGTGCGCGACGCGTTGCGGGAGCTGACCGACGGGTTCGCGGGCCTGGTCGTCACGACGGGCGGGACCGGCTTCGGCCCACGCGACCTGACGCCCGAGGGCACGCGGGCCGCCGTCGAGCGCGACGTCCCGGGCTTCGCGGAAGCGATGCGCGCCGCGAGCAACCGTCCCGGGCAGCCGTTCGGGATGCTGTCGCGCGGCGTGTGCGGCACCGTCGGCGCCGCGCTCGTGTGCAACCTGCCCGGGTCGAGCCGCGGCGCGCTCGAGTGCCTGGACGTCGTGCTCCCCGCGGTGCCGCACGCGCTCGACCTGCTGGCGGGCGGACACCCGCACTAA